The following are encoded together in the Actinoplanes sp. N902-109 genome:
- the priA gene encoding bifunctional 1-(5-phosphoribosyl)-5-((5-phosphoribosylamino)methylideneamino)imidazole-4-carboxamide isomerase/phosphoribosylanthranilate isomerase PriA, with amino-acid sequence MTLTLLPAVDVADGQAVRLVQGAAGSETSYGDPLEAALAWQHDGAEWVHLVDLDAAFGRGSNAALLAGVVGRLDVKVELSGGIRDDESLRAALATGAARVNIGTAALEDPEWCDRVCGEYGDRVAIGLDVRGRTLSARGWTRDGGDLYEVLERLDKAGAARYVVTDITKDGTMKGPNLELLREVCAHTPAPVIASGGVSTLDDLRALKTLEPVGVEGVIAGKSLYAGAFTVAEALAVLAEVPA; translated from the coding sequence GTGACCCTCACCCTGCTGCCCGCCGTCGACGTCGCGGACGGCCAGGCGGTGCGCCTCGTCCAGGGCGCCGCCGGCTCCGAGACCAGCTACGGCGACCCGCTCGAGGCCGCGCTCGCGTGGCAGCACGACGGCGCGGAATGGGTGCACCTGGTCGACCTGGACGCCGCGTTCGGCCGGGGTTCCAACGCCGCGCTGCTGGCCGGGGTGGTCGGCCGGCTCGACGTCAAGGTCGAGCTGTCCGGTGGCATCCGGGACGACGAGTCGCTGCGTGCCGCGCTGGCCACCGGTGCCGCCCGGGTCAACATCGGCACCGCCGCGCTGGAGGACCCGGAGTGGTGCGACCGCGTCTGCGGCGAGTACGGCGACCGGGTGGCCATCGGCCTGGACGTCCGTGGCCGTACGCTCTCCGCCCGGGGCTGGACCCGCGACGGCGGTGACCTGTACGAGGTGCTCGAGCGGCTGGACAAGGCCGGCGCCGCCCGCTACGTGGTCACCGACATCACCAAGGACGGCACCATGAAGGGCCCCAACCTGGAGCTGCTGCGCGAGGTCTGCGCGCACACCCCGGCCCCGGTGATCGCCAGCGGCGGGGTGTCCACGCTCGACGACCTGCGCGCGCTGAAGACGCTCGAGCCGGTGGGGGTCGAAGGGGTGATTGCCGGCAAGTCGCTGTACGCGGGGGCCTTCACGGTGGCCGAGGCGCTGGCGGTGCTCGCGGAGGTGCCGGCATGA
- the hisF gene encoding imidazole glycerol phosphate synthase subunit HisF, with amino-acid sequence MTVAVRVIPCLDVDAGRVVKGVNFLDLRDAGDPVELAAVYDAAGADELTFLDVTASSDDRGTMLDVVRRTAESVFIPLTVGGGVRSVDNVDTLLRAGADKVGVNTAAISRPELIAEIADRFGNQVLVLSLDVRQAPGQDSGWEVTTHGGRRSAGLDAVEWAHRVAELGAGEILLNSMDADGTKAGFDLELIAAVRAVVDIPVIASGGAGEVAHFAPAVAAGADAVLAASVFHFGELTIGEVKDSLREAGNPIR; translated from the coding sequence ATGACGGTGGCGGTGCGGGTCATCCCCTGCCTGGACGTGGATGCCGGACGGGTGGTCAAGGGGGTGAACTTCCTCGACCTGCGGGACGCCGGTGACCCGGTGGAGCTGGCCGCGGTCTACGACGCTGCCGGGGCCGACGAGCTGACGTTCCTCGACGTCACCGCGTCCTCCGACGACCGGGGCACGATGCTCGACGTGGTCCGGCGCACCGCCGAGTCGGTGTTCATCCCGCTGACCGTGGGCGGGGGCGTCCGCTCGGTGGACAACGTCGACACGCTGCTGCGGGCGGGCGCCGACAAGGTGGGCGTGAACACCGCCGCTATCTCCCGGCCGGAGCTGATCGCCGAGATCGCCGACCGGTTCGGCAACCAGGTGCTGGTGCTGTCGCTGGACGTGCGCCAGGCTCCGGGGCAGGACAGCGGCTGGGAGGTGACCACGCACGGCGGGCGCCGGTCGGCCGGGCTGGACGCGGTCGAGTGGGCGCACCGGGTGGCCGAGCTCGGCGCGGGCGAGATCCTGCTCAACTCGATGGACGCCGACGGCACCAAGGCGGGCTTCGACCTGGAGCTGATCGCGGCCGTGCGCGCGGTGGTGGACATCCCGGTGATCGCCAGCGGGGGAGCGGGCGAGGTGGCGCACTTCGCCCCGGCCGTGGCGGCGGGGGCCGATGCGGTGCTCGCGGCCAGCGTGTTCCACTTCGGCGAGCTGACCATCGGCGAGGTGAAGGACAGCCTGCGCGAGGCGGGCAACCCGATCCGTTAG
- a CDS encoding HAMP domain-containing sensor histidine kinase, translating into MRGWWQRRTLHARLALLVTGAVAAAVLVVAALAWVAVAELQEHQIQAQLEADARAIADRPEQWLATTPGLPGAGGGPSMGRDHRRELGPRWQVIDADGTVLGAPSGALPVTTTARTVAKGHHRPVQEQVTIGTDSYQMISMDIPGGGAVQVAINEDRSHDTLALLGALLAVCCLAGIGGAALLGRSVARAGLRPVERITAAVEEVAVTTDLTRPIEVRGDDEIARLGRSVNTMLAAIDTSRRAQRALVEDAGHELRTPLTSIRTNIELLAAVERRPELAHRLPPEERRKLLADLDAQVQELTTLTGELVELAREETTREEPEDVELRDIVTAAIDRVRIRAPGVTITTDLANAGLPGRPGELERMVVNVLDNAVKWSPPGGTVHVELRADGRLTVTDQGPGIDPADLPYVFDRFYRATAARSMPGSGLGLAIVAQTAAQHGGTVTITPATPHGTVVTIHLTAQRIGPPV; encoded by the coding sequence GTGAGGGGCTGGTGGCAACGCCGCACCCTGCACGCCCGGCTGGCGCTGCTGGTGACCGGTGCAGTCGCCGCCGCCGTCCTGGTGGTGGCGGCACTGGCCTGGGTCGCGGTCGCCGAGCTGCAGGAGCACCAGATCCAGGCGCAGCTCGAGGCGGACGCCCGGGCCATCGCCGACCGGCCCGAGCAGTGGCTGGCGACGACCCCGGGGCTGCCCGGCGCCGGCGGTGGCCCGTCGATGGGCCGCGACCACCGCCGCGAGCTGGGACCACGCTGGCAGGTCATCGACGCGGACGGCACCGTGCTCGGCGCGCCCTCCGGAGCGCTCCCGGTGACCACCACGGCCCGCACAGTCGCGAAGGGTCACCACCGCCCGGTCCAGGAACAGGTCACCATCGGCACCGACAGCTACCAGATGATCAGCATGGACATCCCGGGCGGCGGCGCGGTGCAGGTCGCCATCAACGAGGACCGTTCGCACGACACCCTCGCCCTGCTCGGCGCGCTGCTGGCGGTGTGCTGCCTGGCGGGCATCGGCGGCGCGGCGTTGCTCGGCCGCTCGGTCGCACGCGCCGGGCTGCGGCCGGTCGAGCGGATCACCGCCGCGGTCGAGGAGGTGGCCGTCACCACGGACCTCACCCGGCCGATCGAGGTGCGCGGCGACGACGAGATCGCCCGGCTGGGCCGCTCGGTCAACACCATGCTGGCCGCCATCGACACCTCCCGGCGGGCCCAGCGCGCGCTGGTCGAGGACGCCGGGCACGAGCTGCGCACGCCGCTGACCAGCATCCGCACCAACATCGAGCTGCTGGCCGCGGTGGAACGCCGGCCGGAACTGGCCCACCGGCTCCCGCCCGAGGAACGCCGCAAACTGCTGGCCGACCTCGACGCCCAGGTCCAGGAACTCACCACGCTCACCGGCGAACTGGTCGAGCTGGCCCGCGAGGAGACCACCCGGGAGGAACCCGAGGACGTCGAGCTGCGTGACATCGTCACGGCCGCCATCGACCGGGTACGCATCCGCGCGCCCGGTGTCACCATCACCACCGACCTGGCGAACGCCGGCCTGCCCGGCCGCCCAGGAGAACTCGAACGGATGGTGGTCAACGTGCTCGACAACGCCGTCAAGTGGAGCCCGCCGGGCGGCACCGTCCACGTCGAGCTCCGCGCCGACGGCCGGCTCACCGTCACCGACCAGGGCCCGGGCATCGACCCGGCCGACCTGCCGTACGTGTTCGACCGCTTCTACCGCGCGACCGCCGCCCGCTCGATGCCCGGCTCGGGCCTCGGCCTGGCCATCGTCGCCCAGACCGCGGCCCAGCACGGCGGCACGGTGACGATCACCCCGGCCACCCCGCACGGCACCGTCGTCACGATCCACCTGACGGCCCAGCGGATCGGGCCGCCGGTGTAG
- a CDS encoding response regulator transcription factor, with product MRILVVDDDAAVRDSLARTLRFEAYEVSTARDGREALDAVRTAEPDAVILDVSMPGMDGLAACRELRADGILVPVLMLTARDSVGDRVAGLDAGADDYLVKPFALQELLARLRALLRRSALQAPAGPSGAGPSGAGPTGAGPAGGGLAFADIRLDPGTREVWRGDRLLRLTRTEFAILEAFLRHPRQVLTRATLFEQVWGFDFGETSNSINVYLGYLRRKLEANGEPRLLHTVRGIGFVLREEPL from the coding sequence GTGCGAATCCTGGTGGTGGACGACGACGCGGCGGTGCGTGACTCGCTGGCGCGCACGCTGCGCTTCGAGGCGTACGAGGTGAGCACCGCCCGCGACGGCCGCGAAGCGCTCGACGCCGTGCGCACCGCCGAACCCGACGCTGTGATCCTGGACGTCAGCATGCCGGGCATGGACGGGCTGGCCGCCTGCCGCGAGCTGCGCGCCGACGGCATCCTGGTGCCGGTGCTGATGCTGACCGCCCGGGACAGCGTCGGCGACCGGGTCGCCGGGCTGGACGCCGGCGCCGACGACTACCTGGTCAAGCCGTTCGCGTTGCAGGAACTGCTGGCCCGGCTGCGGGCTCTGCTGCGCCGCTCGGCACTGCAGGCTCCGGCTGGGCCGTCCGGTGCTGGGCCGTCCGGTGCTGGGCCAACTGGTGCTGGACCGGCCGGTGGCGGGCTGGCCTTCGCCGACATCCGGCTCGATCCTGGCACCCGTGAGGTGTGGCGCGGCGACCGGCTGCTCCGGCTGACCCGCACCGAGTTCGCCATCCTGGAGGCGTTCCTGCGGCACCCCCGCCAGGTGCTGACCCGCGCCACGCTGTTCGAGCAGGTGTGGGGCTTCGACTTCGGCGAGACGTCCAACAGCATCAACGTCTATCTCGGCTACCTGCGGCGCAAGCTGGAGGCGAACGGCGAGCCCCGGCTGCTGCACACCGTACGGGGAATAGGTTTCGTCCTGCGCGAGGAACCGCTGTGA
- a CDS encoding FMN-binding protein has product MRRITLWLFSTVAALVLLFSYRTSTGDTATASTVAVAAAPLPTATPTPTPSPSSTSSSAAAGSATKTKSYPGSVAQTRWGPVQVSITVANGRITDVQVPTYPNGNGRDVEINASALPVLQQETLAAQSADIDTVSGATVTSDGYIESLQAALDAAHLS; this is encoded by the coding sequence ATGCGCCGAATCACCCTCTGGCTGTTCTCCACCGTGGCCGCGCTGGTGCTGCTGTTCAGCTATCGCACCAGCACCGGTGACACCGCCACGGCGAGCACGGTTGCCGTTGCCGCAGCCCCGCTCCCCACGGCCACGCCCACGCCCACGCCGTCCCCGTCGTCCACCTCTTCGTCGGCCGCCGCCGGCTCCGCGACCAAGACCAAGTCCTACCCCGGGTCGGTGGCGCAGACGCGGTGGGGTCCGGTGCAGGTCAGCATCACGGTCGCCAACGGCAGGATCACCGACGTGCAGGTGCCGACGTACCCGAACGGGAACGGCCGGGATGTCGAGATCAACGCCTCCGCGCTGCCGGTGCTCCAGCAGGAGACTTTGGCCGCGCAGAGCGCCGACATCGACACCGTCTCCGGCGCCACCGTCACCAGCGACGGCTACATCGAGTCGCTGCAGGCGGCGCTCGACGCGGCACACCTCTCCTGA
- a CDS encoding ferric reductase-like transmembrane domain-containing protein, which yields MTATATRPAPAPIAAPPRATPRWYADAGGLAAGISLLIVTALWVSNGGVQDTAAGAAAALTSLGRLTGLIAADLLLVQVLLMARIPLVERAFGQDRLARWHRWTGFSSFHLMLAHIVLITLGYAGTGHSGVLGELWDMIVTYPGMLLATAGTALLVMVVITSMRAARRRLRYESWHLLHLYAYLGVGLALPHQLWTGADFLSSPVATAYWWTLYAVSAGGVLVYRIGLPLWRTWRHRLMVSHVVAEGPGLTSVYLRGRRLAQLPARAGQFFQWRFLDGPGWSRSHPYSLSATPHGELLRITVKDLGDGSARVAALRPGTRALIEGPYGKLTGESYRGGPVVMLACGIGITPLLSLLGELPYGPGQATVLYRARGENDLAFRNELDWFATHRGVRVVPLLGPRAARPSWLPGAFADHEDAAALAAIVPGIQHATVYVCGPEQWTHAARAAARGAGVPAERLHTELFSW from the coding sequence ATGACCGCAACCGCCACCCGCCCGGCCCCCGCGCCGATCGCTGCACCGCCCCGGGCGACCCCGCGCTGGTATGCCGACGCCGGCGGGCTCGCCGCGGGCATCAGCCTGCTGATCGTCACCGCCCTGTGGGTCAGCAACGGCGGGGTGCAGGACACCGCGGCCGGCGCCGCCGCGGCACTGACCTCGCTCGGCCGGCTGACCGGTCTGATCGCCGCCGACCTGCTGCTCGTCCAGGTGCTGCTGATGGCCCGGATCCCGCTGGTGGAACGCGCGTTCGGGCAGGACCGGCTGGCCCGCTGGCACCGGTGGACCGGGTTCTCCTCGTTCCACCTGATGCTGGCGCACATCGTGCTGATCACCCTGGGCTACGCGGGCACCGGCCACTCCGGGGTGCTCGGCGAGCTGTGGGACATGATCGTCACCTATCCCGGCATGCTGCTCGCCACCGCGGGCACGGCGCTGCTGGTCATGGTCGTCATCACCTCGATGCGGGCGGCCCGGCGACGGTTGCGCTACGAGTCGTGGCACCTCCTGCACCTGTACGCCTACCTGGGCGTCGGGCTGGCCCTGCCGCACCAGCTGTGGACCGGCGCCGACTTCCTCAGCTCGCCGGTCGCCACGGCCTACTGGTGGACGCTGTACGCGGTGTCCGCCGGCGGCGTGCTGGTCTACCGGATCGGCCTGCCGCTGTGGCGCACCTGGCGGCACCGGCTGATGGTCAGCCACGTCGTCGCCGAGGGTCCCGGCCTCACGTCGGTGTACCTGCGGGGCCGCCGGCTGGCCCAGCTGCCGGCCCGGGCCGGGCAGTTCTTCCAGTGGCGGTTCCTGGACGGGCCGGGGTGGAGCCGTTCGCACCCGTACTCGCTGTCGGCCACCCCGCACGGCGAGCTGCTGCGGATCACGGTGAAGGATCTCGGCGACGGCAGCGCGCGGGTCGCGGCGCTGCGGCCCGGCACCCGGGCGCTGATCGAGGGTCCGTACGGCAAGCTCACCGGCGAGTCCTACCGCGGCGGCCCGGTCGTCATGCTGGCCTGCGGCATCGGCATCACCCCGCTGTTGTCCCTGCTGGGCGAGCTGCCGTACGGCCCGGGCCAGGCCACCGTGCTCTACCGGGCGCGCGGCGAGAACGACCTCGCGTTCCGCAACGAGTTGGACTGGTTCGCCACGCACCGGGGCGTGCGCGTGGTGCCGCTGCTCGGCCCGCGGGCGGCCCGCCCGTCGTGGTTGCCGGGCGCGTTCGCCGACCACGAGGACGCCGCCGCGCTGGCCGCCATCGTGCCCGGCATCCAGCACGCCACCGTCTATGTCTGCGGACCCGAGCAGTGGACGCACGCCGCCCGCGCGGCCGCCCGCGGTGCCGGGGTGCCCGCGGAGCGCCTGCACACCGAACTCTTCTCCTGGTGA
- a CDS encoding YitT family protein translates to MTDLGNLARRLVQLGTGLVLYGVSMALMVESGLGLTSWDVFHQGVAKATGLTFGWVVILTGIPVLLLWIPLRQKPGVGTIANLVVIGFVADGALAVLSPGHSIPVRIGYLVGGILLNGVATALYIGARLGPGPRDGLMTGIVNRFPRLSVRLVRTAIELTVLAVGFALGGTLGVGTIAYALAIGPLVQLFLPMLTVRERREPVVAGDQVS, encoded by the coding sequence ATGACGGATCTTGGCAACCTCGCCCGGCGGCTCGTCCAGCTCGGCACCGGCCTGGTCCTGTACGGCGTGAGCATGGCCCTCATGGTCGAGTCGGGGCTGGGCCTGACCTCCTGGGACGTGTTCCACCAAGGCGTGGCGAAGGCCACCGGGCTGACCTTCGGCTGGGTCGTCATCCTCACCGGCATCCCGGTGCTGCTGCTGTGGATACCGCTGCGGCAGAAGCCGGGCGTCGGCACCATCGCCAACCTGGTGGTGATCGGTTTCGTGGCCGACGGGGCGCTCGCGGTGCTGAGCCCGGGTCACTCGATCCCGGTCCGGATCGGCTATCTGGTCGGCGGCATCCTGCTCAACGGCGTGGCCACGGCGCTGTACATCGGCGCCCGGCTGGGTCCCGGCCCGCGCGACGGCCTGATGACCGGAATTGTGAACCGGTTCCCGCGGTTGTCGGTGCGGCTCGTGCGGACCGCGATCGAGCTGACCGTGCTGGCGGTGGGGTTCGCGCTGGGCGGCACGCTCGGCGTCGGCACGATCGCCTACGCCCTGGCCATCGGCCCGCTGGTGCAGTTGTTCCTGCCGATGCTCACGGTGCGGGAGCGCCGGGAGCCGGTGGTGGCCGGTGATCAAGTCTCCTGA
- a CDS encoding PLP-dependent aminotransferase family protein: MTTSVRGSQLARLLGQWHALPGRHRSPDYAALAGAVRGLLSDGRLPLGIRLPAERELAEALGVSRTTVTAAYRGLRESGHLTSRRGAGSWTTLPNGHRVATSGLWTPNDDVDMIDLGVAASAAPVELVPAARAAADDLPRFVGTAGYHPTGLGELRDAVAANYTARGVPTSPEQVLITSGTQQALDLVLRLSVPAGAPVLVESPTYPNALAALAARRARISTHGLDAATGWDPELLLAALRQTRPRLTYLIPEFQNPTGHLMPAGLRERVVAAAHATGTELVVDESFVDLPLDGTELPPPVAVYDRHSRVVSIGGMSKGYWGGLRIGWVRASAPLVQRLAALRVGVDMGSPVLDQLVAVRLLRDAGQIVAARRAQLAPRRDALVAALREHLPEWRFTVPGGGVMLWAELDGPISSALARAAEDVGVRLAPGPRFGLDGTLERFLRLPFALPEDDLVDAVRRIASVRYDLDRAARPAWRTPAVIA; the protein is encoded by the coding sequence TTGACGACCTCGGTCCGGGGAAGCCAATTGGCTCGCCTGCTCGGTCAATGGCACGCCCTGCCCGGGCGTCATCGCAGCCCCGACTATGCCGCGCTGGCCGGGGCTGTCCGGGGGCTGCTGAGCGACGGGCGACTGCCGCTGGGCATCCGCCTGCCCGCGGAGCGGGAGCTGGCCGAAGCGCTCGGGGTGAGCCGCACCACGGTGACCGCGGCCTATCGTGGCCTGCGCGAGAGCGGCCACCTGACCAGCCGGCGCGGCGCGGGCAGCTGGACCACCCTGCCGAACGGCCACCGGGTGGCCACCTCCGGGCTGTGGACCCCCAACGACGACGTCGACATGATCGACCTGGGCGTGGCCGCCTCCGCGGCGCCGGTCGAGCTGGTGCCGGCGGCCCGCGCGGCAGCCGACGACCTGCCCCGGTTCGTCGGCACGGCCGGTTACCACCCGACCGGGCTGGGTGAGCTGCGCGATGCCGTCGCGGCCAACTACACCGCCCGGGGCGTGCCGACCAGCCCCGAGCAGGTCCTCATCACCAGCGGCACCCAGCAGGCGCTCGACCTGGTGCTCCGGCTCTCCGTGCCGGCCGGTGCCCCGGTGCTGGTGGAATCCCCGACCTATCCCAACGCGCTGGCCGCGCTGGCCGCCCGGCGGGCCCGGATCAGCACCCACGGGCTGGACGCGGCCACCGGATGGGACCCCGAGCTGCTGCTGGCCGCGCTGCGGCAGACCCGGCCCCGGCTGACGTACCTGATCCCGGAGTTCCAGAACCCCACCGGCCATCTGATGCCGGCCGGCCTGCGCGAGCGCGTCGTCGCCGCGGCCCATGCGACAGGTACGGAACTCGTGGTCGACGAGTCCTTCGTCGACCTCCCGCTGGACGGCACCGAGCTGCCGCCACCGGTGGCCGTGTACGACCGGCACTCACGCGTGGTGTCGATCGGTGGCATGAGCAAGGGCTACTGGGGTGGACTGCGGATCGGCTGGGTGCGTGCCTCGGCGCCGCTGGTGCAACGGCTGGCCGCCCTGCGGGTGGGTGTGGACATGGGCAGTCCGGTGCTCGATCAGCTGGTCGCCGTACGGCTGCTGCGCGACGCCGGTCAGATCGTGGCCGCCCGCCGGGCCCAGCTCGCCCCGCGCCGGGACGCGCTGGTCGCGGCGTTGCGCGAGCACCTGCCCGAGTGGCGGTTCACGGTGCCCGGCGGCGGTGTCATGCTGTGGGCGGAGCTGGACGGGCCCATCTCCAGCGCCCTGGCCCGCGCGGCCGAGGACGTCGGCGTGCGGCTGGCCCCGGGCCCGCGCTTCGGGCTTGACGGCACGCTGGAACGCTTCCTCCGGCTGCCGTTCGCGCTGCCCGAGGACGACCTGGTGGATGCGGTGCGCCGGATCGCCTCGGTGCGCTACGACCTGGACCGGGCGGCGCGCCCGGCCTGGCGTACGCCCGCGGTCATCGCATGA
- a CDS encoding dihydrofolate reductase family protein produces the protein MGKLICTGITSLDGYIEDESGSFAWSEPDDEVHAFANELERGAGLHLYGRRLYDVMTFWEDFHDGPAVQREYAELWRATDKVVFSTTLTEVRSARTRVERTFDPEAVRAWKQDRDLDIGGPELAAHAFRAGLVDEVQLLVNPVIVGGGKPFLPVGWRTGLTLLAERRFTSGVVHLRYQVG, from the coding sequence ATGGGCAAACTGATCTGCACCGGCATCACCTCGCTGGACGGCTACATAGAGGACGAGAGCGGTTCCTTCGCCTGGAGCGAGCCCGACGACGAGGTGCATGCGTTCGCCAACGAGCTCGAGCGCGGTGCCGGCCTGCATCTGTACGGCCGCCGGCTCTACGACGTGATGACGTTCTGGGAGGACTTCCACGACGGCCCGGCCGTGCAGCGGGAATATGCCGAGCTGTGGCGCGCCACCGACAAGGTGGTCTTCTCCACGACGCTGACCGAGGTGCGCAGCGCCCGCACCCGCGTGGAGCGCACGTTCGACCCGGAAGCGGTCCGCGCCTGGAAGCAGGACCGTGACCTGGACATCGGCGGCCCCGAGCTGGCCGCCCACGCCTTCCGCGCCGGGCTGGTCGACGAGGTGCAGCTGCTGGTCAACCCGGTGATCGTGGGCGGTGGCAAGCCGTTCCTGCCGGTCGGCTGGCGGACCGGGCTGACGCTGCTGGCGGAGCGCAGGTTCACCAGCGGTGTGGTGCACCTGCGCTACCAGGTCGGCTGA
- a CDS encoding long-chain fatty acid--CoA ligase, which translates to MALEVPYRSIPDMLLRRVEATPDGKAFGGPNADDSGIDWLTWAQVGDRAKAIAAGLVELGVGVEDRVSIISNTRLEWVLADLGINLAGAATTTVYPTTEPEDAAYIVADSDSKVVVAENAKQAMKLAGSDNAVTHVVLIEGMADAGAQPPQLTLAELEERGQARLAGEPGLIERIAEGLTLDNLATLIYTSGTTGRPKGVQLTHACWVWEGVAQGGLGLFEPDDLQFLWLPLAHAFGKCLTCGVIHVGAPTYVDGRVDKLVELLPMVRPTLMCAAPRIFEKVYNKTVTTAMSGGGVKAKIFQWAVRTGKAKVALEQAGKPVPGGLKAKYAVAERLVFSKLQQRLGGKLRLLVSGAAPLSRDIAEFFAAANLPIMEGYGLTETSAAIYVNRLGRLKIGSVGEALGDLECRLDHDGEVLVKGTPVMRGYHNLPKETAEAFTEDGFLRTGDIGELDADGYLRITDRKKDLVKTSGGKYIAPSAIEGQFKAVCPYTSQVVVVGQSRNFVTMLVSLDEDAIASWAAGGPLAGKPYEEIVASPEAEKLVAGFVEELNGKLNRWETIKRFAILPRDLSIEQGELTPSMKIKRRSVEVNFAEQIDKMYEGSLAKM; encoded by the coding sequence ATGGCACTCGAAGTTCCCTACCGCTCGATCCCGGACATGCTGCTGCGTCGGGTCGAGGCGACCCCGGACGGCAAGGCCTTCGGTGGCCCGAACGCGGACGACAGCGGCATCGACTGGCTGACCTGGGCGCAGGTGGGGGACCGGGCGAAGGCCATCGCCGCGGGCCTGGTGGAGCTGGGGGTCGGCGTCGAGGACCGGGTGTCGATCATCTCCAACACCCGGCTCGAGTGGGTGCTGGCCGACCTGGGCATCAACCTGGCCGGCGCGGCGACCACCACGGTCTACCCGACGACCGAGCCGGAGGACGCGGCCTACATCGTCGCCGACTCCGACTCCAAGGTCGTCGTCGCCGAGAACGCCAAGCAGGCGATGAAGCTGGCCGGCAGCGACAACGCGGTCACCCACGTGGTGCTGATCGAGGGCATGGCCGACGCGGGCGCCCAGCCGCCCCAGCTGACCCTGGCCGAGCTGGAGGAACGCGGGCAGGCCCGGCTGGCCGGTGAGCCCGGGCTGATCGAGCGGATCGCCGAGGGTCTGACCCTGGACAACCTGGCCACCCTGATCTACACCTCGGGCACCACCGGGCGACCCAAGGGCGTGCAGCTCACCCACGCCTGCTGGGTGTGGGAGGGCGTCGCGCAGGGCGGGCTGGGCCTGTTCGAGCCGGACGACCTGCAGTTCCTGTGGCTGCCCCTGGCGCACGCCTTCGGCAAGTGCCTGACCTGCGGGGTCATCCACGTGGGGGCGCCGACCTACGTCGACGGCCGGGTGGACAAGCTGGTCGAGCTGCTGCCGATGGTGCGCCCGACGCTGATGTGCGCCGCCCCGCGGATCTTCGAGAAGGTCTACAACAAGACCGTCACCACGGCGATGTCCGGCGGCGGCGTCAAGGCCAAAATCTTCCAGTGGGCGGTCCGGACCGGCAAGGCCAAGGTCGCGCTGGAGCAGGCGGGCAAGCCCGTGCCGGGCGGCCTCAAGGCCAAGTACGCGGTCGCCGAGCGGCTGGTGTTCAGCAAGCTGCAGCAGCGTCTCGGCGGCAAGCTGCGGTTGCTGGTCTCCGGGGCCGCGCCGCTGAGCCGCGACATCGCCGAGTTCTTCGCCGCGGCCAACCTGCCCATCATGGAGGGCTACGGGCTCACCGAGACCAGCGCCGCCATCTACGTCAACCGGCTCGGCCGGCTCAAGATCGGCTCGGTCGGCGAGGCGCTGGGCGATCTCGAGTGCCGCCTCGACCACGACGGCGAGGTGCTGGTCAAGGGCACCCCGGTGATGCGCGGCTACCACAACCTGCCCAAGGAGACCGCCGAGGCGTTCACCGAGGACGGCTTCCTGCGCACCGGCGACATCGGCGAGCTCGACGCCGACGGCTACCTGCGCATCACCGACCGCAAGAAGGACCTGGTCAAGACGTCCGGCGGCAAGTACATCGCACCGTCGGCGATCGAGGGCCAGTTCAAGGCGGTGTGCCCGTACACGTCGCAGGTGGTCGTGGTCGGGCAGAGCCGCAACTTCGTCACGATGCTGGTCAGCCTGGACGAGGACGCCATCGCGTCGTGGGCCGCCGGTGGCCCGCTGGCCGGCAAGCCGTACGAGGAGATCGTCGCCTCGCCGGAGGCGGAGAAGCTCGTGGCGGGTTTTGTCGAGGAGCTCAACGGCAAGCTCAACCGGTGGGAGACGATCAAGCGGTTCGCGATCCTCCCCCGCGACCTGAGCATCGAGCAGGGCGAGCTGACCCCGTCGATGAAGATCAAGCGGCGCAGCGTCGAGGTCAACTTCGCCGAGCAGATCGACAAGATGTACGAGGGCAGCCTCGCCAAGATGTGA